Proteins from a single region of Tindallia magadiensis:
- a CDS encoding nSTAND3 domain-containing NTPase, with amino-acid sequence MSVEIFGPKGYDFQYLNSLLVALEYLNKDEVEIYIEKKNGEDAQITFSREEIKYIIDIQVKNRSEDIDLQSFADWISHFESRSVSNCLLNKLDKNDTRYVVFISDARSKDDVSLFVDEEAIHTELSVGFSNEYLDKIKETIKNCYSDSNSKSISRRTFLESFIDGISNNNLRSILKKAKLRERYTEVYSTEKIRYLLNKKFYIPQGKTDDVIIELLDKIRHSRGTDISITTDLIHIIDKYSGKIVLNRNGNYIKRIERELCGRILSTNNVLLLTGVSFCGKSYLAKDIAQDYLENGYNVERVGELYGDGGAISFIRHRGIEDRLLIFEDPFGQVETKNDAMNIFNELRNLIRESKSNRKIIITSRKDILLDTTSKKTISECSIDSHCWIDLTLDSSEKMIELWESYYGDSAESKKLCDDVTKWLQETEKTSSLQLGHIANIYSAKKELRDLIALETVDIISTARIDSNDLAGIIERRGSAASKIFVALGLSCNTYKTVTLNDLAFILSECEKKPGIYKDKKECIEITLDDYLEDNKYSNYPKYDFDYKLNNEYKSELKYLNQHGYIQIDNVKRIMFVHPIYHFATQLLFKKQFIDVLEQKEVTDLVEKTLSSLSINANLCTLIMLENLYKEKPDGELRKLILTGLDSIFPSVRDKVIMFFDRRISDLDESEQNKFVDVLMYGQSIDNDGIGWYDGIPYFNISERRRLSYRDWLRNEISNGEVDSLLRKIVGGIEISSEEMWNLLNIRNSGVIELNILEKALTYDESFIRGKAIRLIFENYAFEFEKVDEYLNSYEHPEIIYSLFRGALNSWLRYSSESKKKILDYFKSSINIMSVAIRTKKLLENFEDEHSGESINWSEVEEKDKIELWNVWHEIFVEFLNKFPSRYVTMNEPHMVSVTEHSLEYIKDEEKVIELSIAWFNWLDRYLQYNLPHDYGMSVAQYLLDGTGKKSDYRVDIFETMLTTEKTSFITSNIKVFVDYWNDLSDKEKRIVLNLYKSTRKDISWIKAVSLSRKITPYEIQVEILGEIIDEKSISDVVDILIQKGLLEKCLNIHCGYPQPLWWNGYHHNNYKLWDAVIVEVLKRNELNRAFDIALREVIDLLYNYNDKRISNINDVYEQDLLKIPDKRKLVFERLLHVTVSHNQCNKKLWDLLLQYSSQEEIEFYFNKIVEDIELVQYWQIGYGDLFALFDSSIIFEKIYPNLEVDNLIKDLGENTLTLYKMINDSKNTFEGFRDKELSASSQKVNEEEILKRNAELEKLKASFLVSITKIYKDSQPRLFLSNEFVKGVMKKMEITSSELEDLIEKNRVRLIEITRDLRQKYDDHYDLIDWVN; translated from the coding sequence ATGTCAGTTGAAATATTTGGGCCTAAGGGATATGACTTTCAGTACTTAAATTCACTATTAGTTGCGTTAGAATACTTGAATAAAGACGAAGTAGAAATTTATATAGAAAAGAAAAATGGAGAAGATGCCCAAATTACTTTCAGCCGAGAGGAAATAAAATATATAATTGATATTCAAGTAAAGAATAGAAGTGAGGATATAGATCTACAAAGTTTTGCCGATTGGATAAGCCATTTTGAAAGCAGGAGTGTTAGTAACTGCTTATTAAACAAGTTGGATAAAAATGATACTAGGTATGTTGTATTCATTTCTGATGCAAGAAGTAAAGATGATGTTAGCCTATTTGTTGATGAAGAAGCAATTCATACAGAATTAAGTGTTGGGTTTAGTAACGAATACCTAGATAAGATAAAGGAAACCATAAAGAATTGCTATTCCGATAGTAACTCTAAAAGTATATCAAGAAGGACCTTTTTAGAAAGTTTTATAGATGGCATATCGAATAATAATTTGCGCAGTATATTGAAAAAAGCAAAATTGAGAGAAAGATATACTGAAGTCTATTCAACTGAGAAAATTAGATATCTCTTAAATAAAAAATTCTACATCCCTCAAGGTAAAACCGATGATGTAATAATTGAGTTGCTAGACAAGATAAGACATAGTAGAGGTACTGATATTTCCATTACTACTGATTTAATACACATCATAGATAAGTACAGTGGGAAAATTGTTTTAAATAGAAATGGAAATTATATTAAAAGAATAGAGAGAGAATTATGCGGAAGAATTTTAAGCACTAATAATGTTTTATTGCTCACAGGTGTATCTTTTTGTGGTAAGAGTTACTTAGCAAAAGATATTGCTCAAGATTATCTTGAAAACGGCTATAATGTTGAGCGAGTGGGTGAACTTTATGGTGATGGGGGCGCTATTTCATTTATTAGACATAGAGGTATTGAAGATAGATTGTTGATCTTTGAAGACCCTTTTGGACAAGTTGAAACTAAAAATGATGCAATGAATATTTTTAATGAATTAAGAAATTTAATACGAGAGTCAAAATCAAATAGGAAAATTATTATAACTTCAAGAAAAGATATTCTCCTTGATACAACATCAAAAAAAACTATTAGTGAATGTTCGATCGATTCGCATTGCTGGATTGATTTAACATTGGATAGTTCAGAAAAAATGATAGAATTATGGGAAAGTTACTACGGGGATTCTGCAGAATCAAAAAAACTATGTGATGATGTAACAAAGTGGCTTCAAGAAACCGAGAAAACCTCATCACTTCAATTAGGTCATATAGCAAATATTTATAGTGCGAAGAAAGAATTGAGGGATTTGATAGCATTAGAGACAGTAGATATAATAAGCACTGCAAGGATAGATTCAAATGATTTAGCTGGGATCATTGAGAGAAGAGGAAGCGCAGCAAGTAAGATTTTTGTTGCCCTTGGATTGAGCTGTAACACATATAAAACTGTTACATTGAATGATTTAGCTTTTATTTTGAGTGAGTGTGAAAAAAAACCAGGGATATATAAAGATAAAAAAGAGTGCATCGAAATTACTTTAGATGATTACTTAGAAGATAATAAGTACAGTAATTATCCCAAATATGATTTTGATTATAAATTAAATAATGAATACAAGAGTGAACTTAAATATTTGAACCAGCATGGATATATACAAATTGATAATGTGAAAAGAATTATGTTTGTACATCCAATCTATCATTTTGCTACGCAGTTATTATTTAAAAAACAATTTATAGACGTCCTGGAACAGAAGGAAGTAACAGACTTAGTTGAAAAGACATTAAGCTCACTTTCAATTAATGCTAATCTATGCACTTTGATAATGCTTGAAAACTTATATAAAGAAAAACCAGACGGTGAGTTAAGAAAACTTATATTAACTGGGTTGGATTCTATTTTCCCTTCTGTTAGGGACAAAGTTATAATGTTTTTTGACCGTAGAATTAGCGATTTAGATGAATCAGAACAAAACAAGTTTGTCGATGTACTAATGTATGGTCAGAGCATTGATAATGACGGTATTGGTTGGTATGATGGTATACCTTACTTTAATATTTCTGAAAGAAGAAGATTATCTTATCGTGATTGGCTACGAAATGAAATAAGTAACGGTGAGGTTGATTCATTATTACGGAAGATTGTTGGTGGGATTGAAATATCCTCTGAAGAAATGTGGAATTTATTAAACATTAGAAATAGTGGAGTTATAGAACTTAATATATTAGAGAAGGCACTAACATATGATGAAAGTTTTATACGTGGAAAAGCAATAAGGTTAATTTTTGAAAATTATGCCTTTGAGTTTGAAAAAGTGGATGAATATTTAAATAGTTATGAACACCCTGAAATTATTTATAGTCTATTTAGAGGAGCGCTTAATTCATGGCTAAGATATAGTAGTGAATCAAAAAAGAAAATATTAGACTATTTTAAAAGCTCAATAAATATTATGTCTGTGGCTATAAGAACAAAAAAATTATTAGAAAATTTTGAAGATGAGCATTCGGGAGAAAGTATCAATTGGAGTGAAGTTGAGGAGAAAGATAAAATTGAATTATGGAATGTATGGCACGAAATCTTCGTAGAATTTCTCAATAAATTTCCTTCTAGATATGTCACAATGAATGAGCCGCATATGGTAAGTGTTACTGAGCACTCTTTAGAGTATATTAAAGATGAAGAAAAAGTTATTGAACTATCTATAGCATGGTTTAACTGGCTAGATAGATATTTACAGTATAATTTACCGCATGATTATGGAATGAGTGTCGCTCAGTATTTATTGGATGGAACTGGGAAAAAGTCTGATTACAGGGTTGATATTTTTGAAACGATGCTTACAACGGAAAAAACAAGTTTTATTACAAGCAACATTAAGGTTTTCGTCGATTATTGGAATGACTTATCTGATAAAGAAAAAAGAATAGTATTAAACTTGTATAAATCCACCAGAAAGGATATTAGCTGGATAAAAGCTGTTTCTTTAAGCAGGAAGATTACTCCATATGAAATCCAAGTTGAAATACTAGGTGAAATTATAGATGAAAAGAGTATATCTGATGTAGTTGATATATTAATTCAGAAAGGTTTGTTGGAAAAATGTCTTAATATTCATTGTGGATATCCGCAGCCATTGTGGTGGAATGGGTATCATCATAACAACTATAAGTTGTGGGATGCTGTTATCGTAGAAGTGTTAAAAAGGAATGAATTAAACAGAGCATTTGATATAGCTTTACGAGAAGTAATTGATTTGTTGTATAATTATAACGACAAAAGGATTAGCAATATTAATGATGTATATGAACAAGATTTATTAAAGATTCCTGACAAGAGAAAGTTAGTGTTTGAAAGGTTGCTACATGTGACGGTTAGTCACAATCAATGTAATAAAAAACTATGGGATTTATTATTGCAGTATAGTTCCCAAGAAGAAATAGAGTTTTATTTTAATAAGATAGTTGAGGATATTGAGCTAGTTCAATACTGGCAGATTGGATATGGAGATTTATTTGCACTATTTGATAGCTCAATAATCTTTGAAAAAATTTATCCGAATCTAGAAGTGGACAATCTTATAAAAGACCTTGGAGAAAATACTCTAACGTTATATAAAATGATAAATGATAGTAAGAATACCTTTGAAGGTTTTCGGGATAAGGAACTCAGTGCATCTAGTCAAAAAGTGAATGAAGAGGAAATATTAAAGAGAAATGCTGAATTGGAAAAGCTTAAGGCTAGTTTTTTAGTAAGTATAACCAAGATATATAAGGATAGTCAACCACGACTGTTTTTAAGCAACGAATTTGTAAAAGGTGTTATGAAGAAAATGGAGATTACTTCCTCTGAACTAGAAGACTTGATTGAGAAAAATCGCGTGAGACTAATAGAAATTACTAGAGATTTGAGACAAAAGTATGATGACCACTATGATTTAATAGATTGGGTTAATTAA
- a CDS encoding DUF4145 domain-containing protein, producing the protein MKAEYILPQLNLDAFNCPNCRVYTKQRWYYLQASSGSDGYGIHHKDTDFKVSHCEKCKASTIWHQDKIIFPHSAIVPPPNIDLPSDIKNDYNEAATITNLSPKGSAALLRLCIQKLCMHLGEPGKNINDDIKNLVSKGLPPKVQEALDTVRVIGNECVHPGTIDLDDNREVANKLFHMVNFIATKMISEPKEIDELYSSLPTSKIDGIKARDGAK; encoded by the coding sequence ATGAAAGCAGAATATATTCTTCCCCAACTTAATTTAGATGCCTTTAACTGTCCTAATTGTCGTGTTTATACAAAACAGCGATGGTATTATCTTCAGGCTTCGTCTGGTAGCGATGGATATGGAATACACCACAAGGATACTGATTTCAAAGTTTCGCATTGTGAAAAATGTAAAGCATCTACCATATGGCATCAAGATAAAATAATTTTCCCTCATTCGGCTATAGTTCCTCCACCTAATATTGATCTACCATCGGATATAAAAAATGACTACAACGAGGCAGCAACAATCACAAATCTTTCACCCAAAGGTTCTGCTGCTTTACTACGATTATGCATACAAAAATTATGTATGCACTTAGGTGAACCAGGGAAAAACATCAATGATGACATTAAAAATCTCGTTTCAAAAGGGCTTCCCCCAAAAGTACAAGAAGCCTTGGATACTGTAAGAGTAATTGGAAATGAATGTGTTCATCCAGGAACAATTGATTTAGATGACAATAGGGAAGTAGCCAACAAGCTATTTCATATGGTAAATTTTATTGCAACAAAGATGATTTCAGAACCTAAAGAAATAGATGAACTTTATAGCTCACTGCCAACTTCAAAAATTGATGGAATAAAGGCAAGAGATGGGGCTAAGTGA